In Arctopsyche grandis isolate Sample6627 chromosome 13, ASM5162203v2, whole genome shotgun sequence, one DNA window encodes the following:
- the LOC143921526 gene encoding zinc finger MYM-type protein 1-like, with the protein MLDVVCAPRRENTYAVQQIGCEIRSKLFCWPCLLFSKDINVWNKEGFADLNHLTAALKKHEGSQAHVQSFLSIQMFGKQRIDVLIDSQRKAEISRHNEQVNKNRDVLKRIINAIIYLGKQELSLRGHDESCNSVNKGNYIEYLNALREYDSVLDTHLNTATTFRGTSPSIQNDIIEAISHVIKVHIKNEVESASFVAIILDETSDIMTKSQLSTVLRFVCKGNVHERFISFTDVSADKTSNGLI; encoded by the exons atgttagatgtagtttgtgcgccgcgacgagagaatacctatgccgtgcagcaaattg gctgtgaaattcgatccaaacttttctgctggccatgtttattgttctccaaagatattaatgtgtggaacaaagaaggatttgctgatctcaaccatttgacagcagcactgaagaaacacgaaggatcgcaggcacacgttcaatcatttctttccatacaaatgtttggcaaacaacgaatcgacgtattaattgacagtcaacgtaaagccgaaataagtcgacataatgaacaagtaaataaaaatagagatgttttaaaacgaattattaacgcaataatctatctaggaaaacaagaactgtccctgcgaggtcacgacgagtcatgtaattccgtaaacaaaggcaattacattgaatatctaaatgctcttcgagaatatgattctgttttagatactcatttaaatactgctactacctttcgtggtacttctccaagtatacaaaatgacataatcgaagcaatctctcatgttattaaagttcatataaaaaatgaagtagagtcagcaagttttgttgctattattctcgatgaaacttcagatataatgacaaaatcacagctctcaacagttttacgttttgtatgtaaaggcaatgtacatgaacggtttattagttttacagacgttagtgctgataaaacatctaatggtctaatctaa